In the genome of Cygnus olor isolate bCygOlo1 chromosome Z, bCygOlo1.pri.v2, whole genome shotgun sequence, one region contains:
- the CDC37L1 gene encoding hsp90 co-chaperone Cdc37-like 1 translates to MALWLPRSRDGGGRGGGGGPPSEEDEERAVPPAVRQRLLEAQTYNQGIELVCQKEKEFVKHSVECTWNLAEAQQKLGSLALHNSESFDQECARAKTEAAEMRWREEEWRRKEEALNQRERQNPWNTDPVSKEVFNKSFINQKRKETEDEDLSESFMQKHEQKIRHFGMMSRWDDSQRFLSDHPYLVCEETSKYLMLWCFHLEAEQKRALMEQVAHQAVVMQFIIEIAKSCNVDPRGCFRLFFQKAKTGEGYFEAFKSELEAFKTRVRVLSQSHGFQGILLQDPSVNPSLIGQLTSLSQNTSGLQGSINTNVCSLNSVIQRDEEESKMMDTV, encoded by the exons ATGGCGCTGTGGCTGCCGCGCTCCCGGGACGGCGGCGGcaggggcggcgggggaggcCCTCCGTcggaggaggacgaggagcgGGCTGTGCCTCCCGCCGTCCGGCAGCGCCTGCTGGAAGCGCAG aCCTACAACCAGGGGATTGAATTAGtctgccaaaaagaaaaagagtttgtGAAGCACTCTGTAGAATGCACGTGGAATCTTGCAGAAGCCCAGCAAAAACTTGGTAGCTTAGCGCTGCATAATTCAGAATCCTTCGATCAGGAATGTGCTCGAGCAAAGACTGAAGCTGCAGAGATGAGATGGAGGGAAGAAGAgtggaggagaaaagaagaagcacTAAACCAGCGGGAAAGGCAGAATCCATGGAACACAGATCCTGTTAGTAAGGAGGTATTTAATAAG AGTTTTAttaatcaaaaaagaaaagaaacagaagatgaagaCTTGTCTGAATCGTTTATgcaaaaacatgaacaaaagaTTAGACACTTCG GCATGATGAGCAGATGGGATGATAGTCAGAGATTTTTGTCTGACCACCCATATCTTGTATGTGAAGAAACGTCTAAATATCTCATGTTATGGTGCTTTCATCTAGAAGCTGAACAG aaaagagctCTGATGGAACAAGTAGCACACCAGGCAGTTGTAATGCAGTTTATTATAGAAATTGCCAAAAGTTGCAATGTGGATCCAAGAGGCTGTTTTCGtctctttttccaaaaagcCAAA acagGAGAAGGGTATTTTGAGGCTTTTAAAAGTGAACTTGAGGCATTCAAGACAAGAGTGAGAGTCTTGTCACAATCACATGGCTTTCAAGGTATCTTACTACAGGATCCCAGTGTCAATCCTAGTCTTATTGGACAGCTGACATCTTTGTCACAG AACACAAGTGGTCTACAAGGTTCCATAAACACAAATGTCTGCAGTTTAAACTCTGTGATACAAAGAGATGAAGAAGAATCCAAAATGATGGACACAGTATAG
- the AK3 gene encoding GTP:AMP phosphotransferase AK3, mitochondrial isoform X1, giving the protein MVAPTLLRAVIMGPPGSGKGTISARIIKHFGLKHLSSGDLLRDNMQRRTEVGILAKSYIDQGRLIPDDIMTRLMLNELKGLDRYNWLLDGFPRTVAQAEALDKVCQIDTVIDLDVPFENIKRRLTARWIHPASGRVYNLEFSPPKVRGIDDITGEPLVQRDDDKPETVTKRLQAYDAETRPVLEYYREKGLLKSFSGTETNKIWPHIYAFLQTKLPDVSQKDAATPR; this is encoded by the exons ATGGTGGCGCCGACGCTGCTGCGCGCCGTCATCATGGGCCCCCCGGGCTCGGGAAAGGGCACGATCTCGGCGCGGATTATCAAGCACTTcgggctgaagcacctctccaGCGGGGACCTGCTGAGGGACAACATGCAGAGGAGGACAG AAGTTGGAATCCTTGCCAAGTCCTACATTGATCAAGGACGGCTTATTCCAGATGACATCATGACACGGCTGATGCTGAATGAACTAAAAGGTCTAGATCGGTACAACTGGCTGCTGGATG gtTTCCCTAGAACGGTTGCTCAGGCAGAAGCCCTGGATAAAGTTTGTCAAATAGACACTGTGATCGACCTAGATGTAccatttgaaaacataaaacgTCGGCTCACAGCACGTTGGATCCACCCTGCTAGTGGCAGAGTCTACAATCTTGAATTCAGTCCTCCTAAAGTGCGG GGCATTGATGATATTACTGGAGAACCACTTGTTCAGCGAGATGATGATAAGCCAGAGACGGTTACCAAGAGGCTGCAGGCTTACGATGCAGAAACAAGACCTGTTCTAGAATATTATCG ggaAAAAGGGTTGTTGAAATCCTTCTCTGGAACAGAAACCAATAAAATCTGGCCACATATCTATGCTTTTCTCCAAACCAAGTTGCCAGATGTGAGCCAGAAAGATGCTGCCACTCCCAGGTGA
- the AK3 gene encoding GTP:AMP phosphotransferase AK3, mitochondrial isoform X2 codes for MTRLMLNELKGLDRYNWLLDGFPRTVAQAEALDKVCQIDTVIDLDVPFENIKRRLTARWIHPASGRVYNLEFSPPKVRGIDDITGEPLVQRDDDKPETVTKRLQAYDAETRPVLEYYREKGLLKSFSGTETNKIWPHIYAFLQTKLPDVSQKDAATPR; via the exons ATGACACGGCTGATGCTGAATGAACTAAAAGGTCTAGATCGGTACAACTGGCTGCTGGATG gtTTCCCTAGAACGGTTGCTCAGGCAGAAGCCCTGGATAAAGTTTGTCAAATAGACACTGTGATCGACCTAGATGTAccatttgaaaacataaaacgTCGGCTCACAGCACGTTGGATCCACCCTGCTAGTGGCAGAGTCTACAATCTTGAATTCAGTCCTCCTAAAGTGCGG GGCATTGATGATATTACTGGAGAACCACTTGTTCAGCGAGATGATGATAAGCCAGAGACGGTTACCAAGAGGCTGCAGGCTTACGATGCAGAAACAAGACCTGTTCTAGAATATTATCG ggaAAAAGGGTTGTTGAAATCCTTCTCTGGAACAGAAACCAATAAAATCTGGCCACATATCTATGCTTTTCTCCAAACCAAGTTGCCAGATGTGAGCCAGAAAGATGCTGCCACTCCCAGGTGA